DNA sequence from the Armigeres subalbatus isolate Guangzhou_Male chromosome 1, GZ_Asu_2, whole genome shotgun sequence genome:
CTCAAAAAATATCTCAATTCCCCCCAAGAATCACCAGCGAATAGCTCCAACTCAAATTCTAAAGCAATTATGATTCTCTAGAATTCCTGATTTCCATTTTAATTTGATACAATCATCATTGTTTCACATATCTACGTAGCTATCTTATTGAATACGAACTGTACATTATTTTGCAAACTACCCTATCGTTCCCAGCTGGCTTCATTGTCCGCATATACGCACACACCTAACATTACAGTTTTAGAATTTAGCGAGTTTATCGACCCACAGACACCCGAAGGCCATTGTTCACTTTTCAAGTAGTTGATTTGACACCCATGTCTTGCCTACCAGCCAGTCTATCACTTGACACCGTTTgttcttgaattatttcacatttcaatatttccacTACAGTGACGTTCAATAAATGGGAAATTTTCCACTATAAGTACTAACACACAATACAATCATGATATTGAATGGAAAAAAAACTTACTTCATTTTACCTATGTCGATCGTCCGttctgtacaactttgactAGCTAACTTATTCCGAGTATGACACATCTAAAGCCACTGTCAATATACATCGATGATATCCCAAAATTGCACAGCTTCAAGTTGATCTGacgcgttttatttttttcgttatCGGATCAGTTCCTCgtgttttagcagcgcgtttcCAGAATTGGGTCGTTGATCTTCGAGTGAGAAGAAGCCCGTTTCTTCGATTCGACCGATGTTGCAGTCTCGCTGATATTATTACCGCTGCTGGAAGTCAATCCTCCGCTGCCACCGACCACTTTCTTCTTGTCCAGCGGAATCGTGTCGGTCATGAAGCTGGGCGCCGTCTGCGAAAAGTAACCGGCCGAGCTATACTTGTTCATTTGTTCGCTCAAGCGCCGGATGTTCAGCTGCAGCTCGTCGTCCTTTTGCGATGGGGTGGAAAAACTGTGCCGCGGCTGCAGCAGATTCGGATTTAGGACGGTCAACGAGGCCTTGACCAGCTCCGGTTGGGGCGGTTGCTTCTGGTTTGCCTGCTTTGGCTTCGGAGATTGGGGAAAACTCAGTTTCGGTGAGGGTTGTTTTTTACTGGTGGGAGAGGTAATGCTCGTTGTGGATTTATGGATCAACGACTGATGATCACACTGATGGTGGTTATTGTTGTGGTTGAAATGCTGTCGACTGAGGGATGTCGCCTCATAACAAGTACATTTGGCACCATTTATGTTGGAAATGCTGGCGGTTTTTTCAATCTTCAACGAAGATACTGATTTATCCTTGGTGAGTGGTTTCTCCTTTtctatttggaagaattcctcatAAAATGCTGGGGATTTGGAGCGCTGAAGCTTCGGGCGAGTTATTTTCTTGCGGGCATCAAAGTGCAGATCTATTCCCGGAATAGTCAAAGTCTTATCAAATTTGGTAAGTGATCGTTGTTGGCATAGGCGCGACTGCCGGGAATCCAGCTCATCGCGGCTATGGGCGCTGCTCAGTGATTTAGTCTGATGTGGTAACGATCCCTTCTTCCGTTCATTTAACGTAATGTTGGATCTCCATACCCAAGGGTTCGAGTCTTCCATATAGTCCAAATTCGGCTTACTGAAGGATTtactttccaatttttttgttttgagttttTTCTTAGATGGTGGAGCTGGTGAATTGTTGGAGGACATTCGAGTCCAAGGGTCCGATGGTACGTATACCAAACAACTAGTGCTCCGATTGTTCGGATTCTTCACATTATTATCGTCCAGCTTCAAACTACCGTAATCCGACAAATTTGGCGAAGTCGTTTCGCTATAAGCTTTCTTCTGAATTGGAACAGATTCATCATTTTTAACATGCCTATTTGTTTCCCTACTTTCTTCAAACTCTTCATTAGGTGAAAGTTTCACGGAAATGATATCATTTTCATCCGATACCATAATGGAGTGCTGGTGTTTGACAGGTGGCCGTGGAGATAAGCTTCGGGTTGTTCGAAGCATCTTCTGCGGCTTGTTATCCCCGAGTGAATTTGACTTTTCCAGAACCCGATCGCCCTTCACGGGGGTCAACTTATTGGGGCTCATTTTTGGTGTTACTTGTTTCATTGGGCTAGTAGCTATGCTCTTGTTTCCATTGTTTATACTCAATGAAGATAAACGTTTATAATGACTCTCCGTTCTAGGTGAACCAGGAAAATCAAACTTGGTGTCTGTCGAAGCTTCCGCTCTGGGGCTTTTTGGACTTTTGGGGCTACGTGGGCTTCTCGGTTCCAGTGTGCGCAACGGACTGTTGGATTTTGGTGAAGTCGACGCATCtttaaatttggatgaattgtgCTTCTTCTGTGCACGCTGCACTCTAGCATCAGGTTCAAAACTACACTTCCTGCATCTGTTACCGTCCACAGAGTTTGGACTATAGACGGCACACGTGCACTCTTTAGCCACAGCGCTTTTATTCAACAGATCTAAACTTTCCGTACTGGCATTTCTTTTAGCCGGTTTTACAGTGACCGGGGGTTGTTGTGGTTGATGAGGATTTTCGTAAGAAGCCAGCTCCTTTCGAATCGTACTACTGATGGTTGTGTGGCCATGATGAGATCTTGTGTTTCTTGCCTTACCGCAATTACAGCCGTAAGCGGTACTAGGCCCCGGTAACGAATGCTATAACAACTTTTCATTATTCAAAGCAGTTGAACCACCTGTGCCTGCGGGTTTGGCCGATTGAGCATCGTTTCCGGTCAGCGCTTTTTCCACCGAACTACTCGATTCGTTAGTACTCCCCTTGGTTCCAGATGATCGTTTCGGGCTTTTAGTAGCAGTGTTTGATAATGATGATGTCGATGCTGCCCCTGCTACTGTAGGCTGCGGTGGTGGTTGGCCAGGGGCGTTCTTTAATTGTCAGTTATTTAGCTCAATCGATATAAACTTTTTCAAACGGTCCAGATATTGATTGTACAACTCGACGTCATTATGACCAGCTCCCTgttgagaagaagaaaaaaagatcaGACAAGATTCAATGATGGTAGAGCAACCTTCGATTTTTGACGAAGTGACGGGTCGCTGTAGTAAGGATTAGTTTGGCGAATCGCTGCCATTCGCTACAAAccgaattgtattttttttatgctCATAGATTGGAAAATTGATCCATgaattttcaatacattttcaattgtGTGTatatatttctttattaaagaggatATCAGCCCTTGTTTCAAGGATGATGAATTGATTATCGggctagcatagcatagcatagttacggtgtacttcgtagattggacactagtgatactcatgtttttcttttgaaatccttattcagattgctatcagaaatcaaggtgggtgtcaatctaggataaaaatcacaaaagcatgaagattactactcctggtcacgcccatcttcaccgtaacttgggaggggaaggaagtatTGGTGTAGTACTTATTTAACGAGAGGCctccgactcagcgacaccctcataagtaccacggagtagGATATTGGGGAAGATATTCTTctggtcaggatttgcctgcagCTGACAATTTgaccatggtagatcttacaccgtaacacaccacgcaaaggtgtctacccagcgttacgagGGATAAATTGATTATCGGGCTAACAATGGAAAAATGTTTAATGGATCATTTGTCGATTTTAGTGTTCAAAGTAAGGGCCGCCTGTCCAGATGCCTCTAACCCAGCAATAGTGTCCCTTCGAAGAATTCAAGACGTCAAATCAGTTCGAGCGGTACTCGACTATGGCATCTCTGATGAAAATTAAGCGGAGCATCAACATTGGCATATGTGTAAAAAGTTGGGAACGTTAACATTAAGCGAAACGGACGGATCCAATGTTCTTGCACTCTCGGACGTTTTTACAACATCACTGACACCAAATAATGTTCacgaaaatactttttttacacaTGGACCTAGTAATATAATTCCGATTTTTTCATACTTTATTAAAGTTATTTTTCGATTCTAtaacattccccagaaaaccataccccaggaaaccattccccagaaaaccgttccccagaaaaccatttcccAGAATGAAACATTCCcccgaaaaccattccccagaatgcataatatcccagattttttttcatacctttAAAAAGATACctgcaatgaagaaaaaagattttGGCAATTAAAAAACTGGAATAAAAAAACGGCTCGggaaaaaactacaaagaagtacagttcaatctgatataatagattatgttatacaaagagATGCCCTAAAGAATGTATCTCTTATTTGCCTTTTTCCGAGCAAATGCgcgttttaaaagaaggaatcattgaCTTATGGCCTTATTCCGCGCAAATGCGTGGGTCCCTTTTTGATTTCTCAATCAAGGTATGCTTCAAAATaagaagaatttttttctgttttgagGTGAGTCAGAATAGACATGACCATATGCTATGCTAAGCCAGAATAGACGTGACCATGCTATGCGACGTGACGCGACAGTGCAGtttgacagttcattgataataattgttattcctttgcgtgagtcgcgtcgcgtcgcatcgcacatcGCGATTAAggtgcggccagagtagacgcgaaatGCAATGCGAAACGAAGCGTTCATgcgatttgacagctccttattattgattgttattcctttgcgtgCAATTTTCGCGCGACGTCGCGTAGGCGCGTCTACTCTGACAGGAAccttactctggcgggcaccttatggtcattatgccaaaagGCACATTATATTCGAAACTATAGTTTC
Encoded proteins:
- the LOC134206138 gene encoding uncharacterized protein LOC134206138, producing MLNRPNPQHSLPGPSTAYGCNCGKARNTRSHHGHTTISSTIRKELASYENPHQPQQPPVTVKPAKRNASTESLDLLNKSAVAKECTCAVYSPNSVDGNRCRKCSFEPDARVQRAQKKHNSSKFKDASTSPKSNSPLRTLEPRSPRSPKSPKSPRAEASTDTKFDFPGSPRTESHYKRLSSLSINNGNKSIATSPMKQVTPKMSPNKLTPVKGDRVLEKSNSLGDNKPQKMLRTTRSLSPRPPVKHQHSIMVSDENDIISVKLSPNEEFEESRETNRHVKNDESVPIQKKAYSETTSPNLSDYGSLKLDDNNVKNPNNRSTSCLVYVPSDPWTRMSSNNSPAPPSKKKLKTKKLESKSFSKPNLDYMEDSNPWVWRSNITLNERKKGSLPHQTKSLSSAHSRDELDSRQSRLCQQRSLTKFDKTLTIPGIDLHFDARKKITRPKLQRSKSPAFYEEFFQIEKEKPLTKDKSVSSLKIEKTASISNINGAKCTCYEATSLSRQHFNHNNNHHQCDHQSLIHKSTTSITSPTSKKQPSPKLSFPQSPKPKQANQKQPPQPELVKASLTVLNPNLLQPRHSFSTPSQKDDELQLNIRRLSEQMNKYSSAGYFSQTAPSFMTDTIPLDKKKVVGGSGGLTSSSGNNISETATSVESKKRASSHSKINDPILETRC